The DNA segment ttcattttatctggTAGACCGAAGTTATGTAAAAAGCATTGGTTCCTCCACTTCTCCCTATATAGGGTTAGTGAAAATGGGCCATACCGTTCGTGAATATCATACAAGAGAAAGTTTTTGTCACCAGAGTCGGCCATGTCTATTCAAGGAAGAAAATAAACCTCGGTGTTACGTCCAATTGTATTTTGCACCTGCTTCGGCAGGGAAGGTACCTCGTGTGCTTCGGACCTTGCagctcaaaattttaatttgataaaaataattattattagaatacattttaactttttctgccaaattattttaactatccTTGGTCCGAGGGAAAATACTTCTGCTATACCCTTCCTGGAAATCATTTTTGTACCATTACTGATTTGAAATTTATCAACTTCTAACAGAATATTGATACCTGGCTCATACAGAGAGAAGGGAAgattgaaacaaataaacatAAAGTATAGAGATCGAAGCTGCTTGAGTTGCTCAATTCATTGCAATTAATCAATAGAATAACATATTATGTTTGTATTTCCTCTCTCTTGAGAAAGGGGGATCTGTACACTTAGAGAACACGCCTATTATACAAAATGTCTCCTCTAATCTACGTCAGTCTCCTATACTGTGACATTTCTGCTCAATTCAAGCAAGAAGTTATACATTGGAAGACATCTTCACTGCAAGGAATTGTGAGGCCACCCATGGGATGATCATATCCAAACTCTTCCTCAGCTTGACTCAACAAGTCCTGGAATGAAGGTTGGTTCAAGTATGATACGGGAATCACAAACCGCTTCAATTTCTCTCCGACATAGACTGCAAGATAGCCTTTTGGTGCGTCCGCCGCTTTTGATGCCTTTCTGATGCCAGGTAAACGAAATCCCATTGTTGTATTGATCTGAGAAGAGAATGGTTGAAGAGAAGTGTTgagaattttgaatttcaaacactTTATGATGTGAATGATTTGTGTTGGTCCTCAATGCTTGCGGCCATGAATATTTATATAGACATAAGGATATGCATGGAACCATTAGTTGGGCACTTAAATTATTGGTGATGCAGGGACATCAGATAGGAGTCATGGGACCAAATGAGAGACATGGCATATGGGGTGTTGTCTTAGAGGACTTTCTTAAGAATCAACGTAACAAGTGATTGTAGATAACATGAGTCCCACCTTCATTTGATCTTGTTGACAGAAGCTTATTCAGCGTGGTGGGGGCCAGAAATTTCATTTATGCAAATTTCATGCAGTACTGCTACTTAGAATTTGACGTACAGCAAAACAATGTGGTTCAGGATGCCTGGTGATACGATCATGCACTCAGTGTTAGTTGTCATCTTATCTACACTGTTTCAGAGCTATCAATTCCGATAGGACAGCTCCATATGCCCTTgttttttccaaaacttgtttTGACGTGTGTAACACCACCTTATCAAACAATGGCCAACATAAAGCCTCCACTTGTAACCAAATGAGACGTGCCTAAGTGTATCCTCACATTTTTTAGTGCATTATTCGGTATTCCATACTTTTGCAGGCATGCTTTGGACATGTTTTCTTCATGTTATGCTGGAGTACAACTGGAAGGTATTTTCTGACTGATGAATTATAAGGCAACACAGATAGATAGCAAGAGATCATAGACCATTATATTTCTGAGGTTTGACATCATACATCTGTTTTATTTCAAGTGGATTCACACCAGAAAATTAGATAGGATTATCTTAGCTACTATAACATGCAACGTTAATTCTTGATAAAGTCCTCCAAGGCAACACCATATGCCCCTGTCTCCTGTCGGTCCCATCACTTATCTCATTGCCTTCCCCCCACAATAATTCATGTAGCCAACTGTTTGTTACAAATTCTTtcatctatatatattcatgGTTGCAAGGTTTTAGCACAACCAAAATCATTGACATCCTAAAGCATTCGTAGTTCAAAAATTCCATCTTCAATTTACAAGTCTTTTTGGACACTCTGTCCCTAATTTCAACACATACAACAATGGGTTTTCGTTTGCCTGGTATCAGAAAGGCATCATTTTCTGCAAACCAAGCATCTTCAAAAGCCGTGGATGTGGAAAAGGGCTACCTTGCAGTCTATGTCGGAGAGAAAATGAGGCGGTTTGTGATCCCCGTATCTTACTTGAACAAACCCTCATTCCAGGACTTGTTAAGTCAGGCTGAGGAAGAGTTTGGATATCATCATCCCAACGGTGGCCTCACAATTCCTTGCAGTGAAGATGTCTTCCAACATATAACTTCTTTCTTGAATTAataaatgtcaattttttttggagGCTGCATAGATTAGCGAAGACATTTTGTACAATAGGCGTCTTCTCAACTTGTAAAGATCTCCCTTTTCGAGAAAGAGGGAAAAGAAAGATTATAGAATGACAAAAGTcagtatttcattattttttttggtgtaatGACAATGAATTCAACTACTCAAAGCAACTCCTCTgtgttttctgttatttttttacaatgttCACTTCACCCTGTATGATCAAGGTtggtttctgtaaaaaaaaaaaaaatactttaatttgtTCCGATAAATTTTACAACGGAAATATAACACATGATTCCTAGCAAGGGTAgagcaaaaataattttacctaGGACCATATATGagaaagataaattaatttgggaaaagtcaaaatatatttcattaaaattttggtGCCAAGGCAGGTGTAAAATAACAATGGGCTTAACATCGAGGGTTGCAATTATGACGGACaaacaataatatcataattatagCATCCCAAAATACTTTATGCAGCTTGACTTTGAAATCGGTGATCCAAAttctcaatttaaatttaacaaacaGAAATAAGTTGGAAAGGGAAAAATTATTGGCCATGCATAATAGACTGCTGTTTACTATTCATTAAAATTGAATGGATTAGAGTTCCTATTTTGGGGCAATATCACAGTACTGACAATCCATGCTTTCCTGCCCAAGTAACAACTAATAATCAATCTTGTTTAGGAAAATAGAAGAATGAATGACCCTTGGAAAATGATAATGCTTTTGGGGTGATGATAGAACGGAAGGGAGTACTAAATTAACTCAAGATACACAATTACTTTGTGTTGCTTAAACCAGGAACTGAATGAGCCAcatattaaatagaaaataaagcaaCAGGCTAGCGGCAAAAACTGTTTCAGGAAAACTAATGCGTTGTGCGTTCCTTGTTCAGATCACGGacatatattgaaaaataagcAAGGGAAGCATTAATTAACAGCCCTTATCCAGGTTGGTCAATATCTCCAACATGATTACTGTGCTTAATTCCCAATATTAATTAGCTGATAGCCTATTGCTGACATATATCAAGTTAAATATGATAATGTTACGGTTCAATATATAATTGAgatttggaaaaagaaaaaagtgcttAAAGAATGTCTTTTGTTGCATTCTCATTCAGGCAACAGGTTTTAAATTctgtacaaaaaagaaaatgccaTCTGTACAAATTTGCCTCATCTAATCTATCTCAATCTCCGTTAGCATGAATTACAGCTCATTCAAGTGAGCGGTAACGTTTAGGAACTCCTCTTCCTTGCATGGTATTGTTAGACCACCCATTGGATGATCGTATCCGAATTCTTCTTCTGCTTGACTGAGTAATTCTTGAAATGAAGGTTCGTTCAAGTATGATACTGGAATTGTGAACCGTCTCATCTTATCTCCAACATAGACTGCAGCATAGCCTTTTGGTACGTCCACCCTCTTGGAGGCTGCTTGGGTTGTATAAAACGAAGTCCGCCTAACAATACCTGCTATGCGAAAACCCATTATTTTCTGTTGCTCCACACAACAAGTATTATACTGATATCAAAGAAGTCGTATGCGGAAGAAATTTTTGAGTTCTGATACTTCAGGAATGGGATGACTTGTGTTGCTTGGAAACCCTAGAAATTGTGTATATATAATGTCTAGGACCTCTGCAATCCAATTGCACAGTGGGCCATGATGGGGTCTACTGAGGGAGAAAGGATCACATGGTATTGTCTCAGAGGTCTCTTTCAAGGAATAGGAAGTTCAATAGGAGTGCATACGTACCTCACCTTCTGAGTTAGTGGCCACCAAATTACCCACCTGACAACCTAATGTTTGTTCAGGCATCGTGGTATGGCTAATCCAATGGTGGATATGCTTAAGACATCTCACATGCTTCTTCAAATGATTGTAAGCTgacaattattttgataaatatatctACCATGTGACCGATAGCAACCAGTAAACCTTAAGCCGACCAGATTGACAGCTCTGAATAAGTTTTTGGAAGTAAGAAGAAAACCAATACTGAATACATGATCATAAAGTACTATGAACCACATTTTTTATGTACGAAATATTCTCACCGACAGCAGCCTACAATTTATTTCCACACATTAAGTTTATTGTCTCTGCCCCCTTTAATTAGTAATTGTCAACATGAtccactttgatttttttttcttcgtatgTGGTTTCTAAAATGTTGGGAAATCTGTTAGCCTTCACTCGATAAGCAGGGATAGTATTATCTTAATTCTTGAGAAAGTCCTCAAGACAACACCATATGCCCTTGTCTCTAAGTTGGTCCCATTTATCTTATCTCATAGCTCTCCTTCACCAATAATTCATACAGCCGATGTTTTCTTACATAtgcttttctatatatatattcatggcAGCAAGCATTTAGCACCAACACAAATCATTCACATCCCAAAGCATTCAAAATTCTCAACACTTTTCTTAAGAAATTCTCTTCTCAAATCAATACAACAATGGGTTTTCGTTTACCTGGTATCAGAAAGGCATCAAATGCGGTGGATGCGCCAAAAGGCTATCTTGCAGTCTATGTCGGGGAGAAAATGAAGCGGTTTGTGATTCCCGTATCATACATGAACCAACCTTCATTCCAGGACTTGTTGACTCAAGCTGAGGAAGAGTTTGGATATGATCATCCCATGGGTGGCCTCACAATTCCTTGCAGTGAAGAGGTCTTCCAACGTATAACATGTTGCTTGAATTGACAATAAATCTCACACTGTAGGAGACTAACATAGATTAGTGAAGACATTTGGTACAATAGGCGTCTTCTCACCTTGTAAAAATCTCCGTTTCTTGAGCAGGAAGGGGGAAGGACCATTAGAATGACAGATTCATATTTCATGGAGCATGTCTCTGTGTGTTTAAGCAACACGCTGTATCATTGTAGTGACTAccaatacatatttttatagaGAATTGGTTTCTCACTCAGGATCTCTGCCTTTctacttttctcttctttctgtTTAGGATTTTACACCTTTAATTAGCTTGTATTTTATAACTCATCAGTCATAACCATGACTCATTTTTCATTGCAAagtaattgattgataaatGATAACAAGTACAGTGTACAATGTTGTGTTCACGCAGGAGATACAGTGGTATACGCGACCTATATCAGGAATCAATGCTTAAAAAGATACGTATAATTGTATCTAGATTTAAGATTATGCACTAGGGTAAGATGCTTGCACAGCTATGCCACACAGTGCTTCCTCAGAATCCACACCCCTTTGCATCCTAATGTAACCTTCTTCACCCCACTCGGTTCCCCGCGAGTTCTTAACCAACCAATATTCAGTCCCATCATCACTAACACCATACCCCACGGCAGTGACACCGTGATCCAACTCAGTTCCACAGGAACCAGTGAAGACACCACTCTTGTAAAACTGAAAGTCAGAGCCACTGGCATCGATAGCTACGGAAACTGGGTTATTGGCCACAGCTTTTTGAAGTATGTGCCTTCTCATTGTTGGCAGGGACATCATCATACCCAGTAATTAATAGTAGCAGCATTCTTGTCTGCTTCATTTGCATTGCACTTTCCATCAACACCCTTATATAGGGGTAATTGGCTTCAGTGTTGAGTCCATGATTTTGGATGATGAATTTGAAAGCATCATCCGTAAGACCACCCTCACAACCTTGGTCCACACCCTTTGTGTCACAATCAACAAGTTCTGGTTCTCATGACAATAAGATCAATTTTCCAGCTCACAGCGCATGAATTCCTTCAGTTGCTGCAACAGCGGAAAGCGCCCAAAAACATCCTACAATACAAGGTAAATTAGTGGTTAGATGACCATTCAAGTTAATTTGATTTGTGAAACAAATTATCAAGAACTTACCACATTGACCTTGGTCCTTGACGGTGTAACTGCTCCCTTCTGCCTACAATCCACTGTGGATGGTGTTGCAGTCACGTTTTCAAACTTAAAAGTAGTTATGCTTATGATTGAGGAGCACATATGCCCCTTGAATCTATTTCTGGGTGCAAATTGATTAATGCCTCACTTGTAAGGTTTATCGGCGGCATTGTTGCAGGCTTCAATGTAATTTACATTTCCTTAAAAACTTTCCGGAGGATCCTTATACACCTTGCTGTAACGAGTCATCCGTTGCTCATGCCTCTCATACATGGATGCATCTTGGAGAGTGCGACATGTGACTTGAAAAGCCAAGAATGCCATGCAGAGAAGCATTGCAAATGCAATATGGTAGAAATGATTTTTGGCAACCATGCTAGCGTAGTGTGTGTGACAATTAAGGAACAATTATATTACTTGAAGTTTTTGAGTGAAATGTGAGAAAGATGTGTTGTGCCGGTACCCAAGATTATttgtggtttttatatatagtaaaaGTTAACGTTGAATGGTAAATTCATCTTCTTGTTTTTCAACTCAAATCTGAAAGATCCTTACTCTAAATGTTGCAATGAGAAATTTTTGAATGTGACTCTTGTACTGAATGCATATGCAGGTGTAGTTACTACGGACAAATTATTTGTCACGCATAACGTAGAGGCACTCATTGGCATACAGTATCATAGTAGTTTTCAAAACCATGCCATGTGTGTATTTGAAATCTTGGAATTATAAAAAttcaagtttcaatttttttgtttcctatGCGTGCATATATTGCTAAAACATAACTGAATAAAAAATGTTGCATTCTTCTGGCGTCCCAAAACTAAGTTTCAACACGACAATAAATGGAACTTGTTATTGTTCGTTGTTCTAGTATTTTTCTTGTGTAGCAAAGAAAACGGACTTTTAAGCGGATaactattcaaataataattatatctattaCAACCTTACTCGGAATAAGTTACAACTAGACATAGATCCGTGCGATGCACAggtttgtaaataatttaaaaaatatttaaataaataatttgattgataaataaaaattaaaaatataattattaatgatattttatatcattgacagttaaatgagttaaaaaaaattatctataaattatgataatttgatttatccatatatttataaggaaatattttaaaattggagTATGACCACTCAACTAAAATTGAGTAACGTGAAGGTAAAAGTAAGTGTTATGCATAAATATTATAAGAGTAATATAAGAATAAAGTTAAATGGACATAATAAAGCACATAATGTTAAAACACATAatgtgaaatatatataatgaaaggaaaatagTCAATCATAATCTTAAAACACATAAATATTATGCTAATAAAACTCCCAAAATTGTTTGTTTAAATaaacttttgtatttattttcttttactagCGACCtgttgttgaattttgttttctttgttatgCTTCTTTTTAAACTTTGAGATTGAATAAATTTCATTTGATTATGAAGATGCATCTTTTGATTTCTTGCATGCTTGTAGCTTGGAGCTTTTGCTGatgacatattttttttccacatttttctttaatgaactttcttcttcttttgatgatgaagatgtatCTTTTGACTTGGATAGTTTTAGCTTTGGTCTTTGAGTTGTGCCATTTCTTTATTTGCCTTTTTTCTTAAATGAGTTTGTGAGATTTCATAAACTTCCTCATCAGATGATAAAGATGTACATTTTGACTTGTTGGAAGAGGCCAGTTGTGTTGCTACATTTGGACCTAATATTAGAATTTATGAAATTAGAAGGTGAAATGAAATATGgagatgaataaataaaaaatatataatgacNNNNNNNNNNNNNNNNNNNNNNNNNNNNNNNNNNNNNNNNNNNNNNNNNNNNNNNNNNNNNNNNNNNNNNNNNNNNNNNNNNNNNNNNNNNNNNNNNNNNNNNNNNNNNNNNNNNNNNNNNNNNNNNNNNNNNNNNNNNNNNNNNNNNNNNNNNNNNNNNNNNNNNNNNNNNNNNNNNNNNNNNNNNNNNNNNNNNNNNNNNNNNNNNNNNNNNNNNNNNNNNNNNNNNNNNNNNNNNNNNNNNNNNNNNNNNNNNNNNNNNNNNNNNNNNNNNNNNNNNNNNNNNNNNNNNNNNNNNNNNNNNNNNNNNNNNNNNNNNNNNNNNNNNNNNNNNNNNNNNNNNNNNNNNNNNNNNNNNNNNNNNNNNNNNNNNNNNNNNNNNNNNNNNNNNNNNNNNNNNNNNNNNNNNNNNNNNNNNNNNNNNNNNNNNNNNNNNNNNNNNNNNNNNNNNNNNNNNNNNNNNNNNNNNNNNNNNNNNNNNNNNNNNNNNNNNNNNNNNNNNNNNNNNNNNNNNNNNNNNNNNNNNNNNNNNNNNNNNNNNNNNNN comes from the Glycine soja cultivar W05 chromosome 6, ASM419377v2, whole genome shotgun sequence genome and includes:
- the LOC114417130 gene encoding auxin-induced protein 6B, with protein sequence MGFRLPGIRKASFSANQASSKAVDVEKGYLAVYVGEKMRRFVIPVSYLNKPSFQDLLSQAEEEFGYHHPNGGLTIPCSEDVFQHITSFLN
- the LOC114417128 gene encoding auxin-induced protein 10A5, translating into MGFRIAGIVRRTSFYTTQAASKRVDVPKGYAAVYVGDKMRRFTIPVSYLNEPSFQELLSQAEEEFGYDHPMGGLTIPCKEEEFLNVTAHLNEL